One genomic region from Aliarcobacter cryaerophilus ATCC 43158 encodes:
- a CDS encoding LysR family transcriptional regulator, with protein MDLNLLKVFVSVANHKSISMAANELKCAQSNVTSRVKQLEKVLGLELFHRVPKGVILTSSGEKFYPQALEIIHKMESSIASLCEDKQMSSLKIGSTDCNAVVRISPFLLKLHEDFPKMQLELFTGTTKDIMQLILDYKVDIAFISGEPTNDSLMILKKFEEEIAILEPHEENTPNVTLSFKDGCVYDEFLKNYYKEKNIYVEKTLPFGNLETILSCIKVGMGKTLLPTSIVKKMGYDKDIKITILPKDEANIPTCLICRRDNIPKISDYLKKMDI; from the coding sequence ATGGATTTGAATTTATTAAAAGTTTTTGTAAGTGTGGCAAATCACAAAAGTATCTCAATGGCAGCAAATGAGCTAAAATGTGCTCAATCAAATGTAACTTCAAGAGTAAAACAGCTTGAAAAAGTTTTAGGATTAGAACTTTTTCATAGAGTTCCAAAAGGTGTTATTTTAACATCAAGTGGAGAGAAATTTTACCCACAAGCTTTAGAAATAATACATAAAATGGAGAGTTCAATAGCAAGTTTATGCGAAGATAAACAAATGAGTTCTTTAAAGATAGGCTCTACTGATTGTAATGCTGTTGTGAGAATTTCTCCATTTTTACTAAAACTTCACGAAGATTTTCCAAAGATGCAATTAGAACTTTTTACTGGAACTACAAAAGATATTATGCAACTAATTTTAGATTACAAAGTTGATATTGCATTTATAAGTGGGGAGCCAACAAATGATAGTTTGATGATTTTAAAAAAATTTGAAGAGGAGATAGCTATTTTAGAGCCTCACGAAGAAAATACTCCAAATGTAACTTTGAGCTTCAAAGATGGTTGTGTTTATGATGAGTTTCTAAAAAACTACTACAAAGAGAAAAATATATATGTAGAAAAAACTCTTCCTTTTGGAAATTTAGAGACTATTCTTTCATGTATCAAAGTTGGTATGGGAAAAACTTTATTACCTACAAGCATAGTAAAAAAGATGGGATATGATAAAGATATAAAAATTACTATTTTGCCAAAAGATGAAGCAAATATACCAACTTGTTTAATTTGTAGAAGAGATAATATTCCAAAAATTAGTGATTATTTAAAGAAAATGGATATTTAA
- a CDS encoding YbfB/YjiJ family MFS transporter produces MQRLFNRNDNIAILIAGIFSIIIGLGVARFAFTGLIPAMLDNYLTIKFVGILASLNFAGYLSGSIFSIFVKDINFKVYLYRFGIFLAISTTFILAYSDNNTLWMIGRVLAGFAGAMCLIVGTSIVMQKLTIKSKTKAMGIHFSGIGFSILTTDLLARFVLSLNYSWRDSWAVLALFAIILSFYSVYILSFDKEVKQNAVKVKFDISIFTPFVIILIIAYFTEGVGFVVQATFLPDIINNLKGLEGYGSLTWTLVGVAGIPSCIIWMLLAHRFGSSNIIIIALLLQSVGILIPAFSSNIYLNLLSGVLYGGTFIGLVALFMNLGGQLSRGNPVVLMGAMTSSYGIGQVIAPLYSVYFIEKYGNYDYALYLTAFIVLGGAILLLLAKKFEPKDIE; encoded by the coding sequence ATACAAAGATTGTTTAATCGAAATGATAATATCGCGATTTTAATCGCTGGGATTTTTTCAATAATTATTGGTTTAGGAGTAGCTAGATTTGCTTTTACAGGACTTATTCCTGCTATGCTTGATAATTATTTAACTATCAAATTTGTTGGGATTTTAGCTTCACTAAATTTTGCTGGATATTTAAGTGGTTCTATTTTTTCAATTTTTGTAAAAGATATAAATTTTAAAGTATATCTGTATAGATTTGGTATTTTTTTAGCTATTTCTACAACTTTTATTTTGGCATATAGTGATAACAATACACTTTGGATGATAGGAAGAGTATTAGCTGGATTTGCTGGTGCTATGTGTTTGATTGTTGGAACATCTATTGTTATGCAAAAACTTACGATTAAAAGCAAAACAAAAGCCATGGGTATACATTTTAGTGGTATTGGTTTTTCTATTTTAACAACAGATTTATTAGCAAGATTTGTGTTAAGTTTAAATTATTCGTGGAGAGATAGTTGGGCAGTTTTAGCTCTTTTTGCAATCATTTTATCTTTTTATAGTGTTTATATTTTATCATTTGATAAAGAAGTAAAACAAAATGCAGTAAAAGTAAAGTTTGATATCTCTATTTTTACTCCTTTTGTGATAATTTTAATTATTGCATATTTTACAGAAGGTGTTGGATTTGTTGTACAAGCTACATTTTTACCAGATATTATAAACAACCTTAAAGGTCTTGAAGGTTATGGAAGTCTTACTTGGACACTAGTTGGAGTTGCTGGGATTCCATCTTGTATTATTTGGATGCTTTTAGCTCATAGATTTGGAAGTTCAAATATTATTATAATAGCGCTTTTACTTCAATCAGTTGGGATTTTAATACCTGCTTTTAGCTCAAATATCTATTTAAATCTTCTAAGTGGAGTTTTGTATGGAGGTACTTTTATAGGACTAGTTGCACTTTTTATGAACCTTGGTGGTCAGCTTTCAAGGGGAAATCCTGTAGTTTTAATGGGAGCAATGACTAGTTCATACGGAATAGGTCAGGTAATTGCACCACTTTATAGTGTATATTTTATTGAAAAATATGGAAACTATGATTATGCACTATATCTTACAGCTTTTATTGTTTTGGGAGGAGCAATTTTGCTACTATTGGCCAAAAAATTTGAGCCAAAAGATATAGAGTAG